The following proteins are encoded in a genomic region of Actinomadura sp. NAK00032:
- the hypD gene encoding hydrogenase formation protein HypD, which yields MRFVDEYRDAGRARALAASIASLCASGRHYKFMEVCGGHTHTIYKHGVEDYLPENVSLVHGPGCPVCVIPMGRVDDAVHIASRPGVILATFGDMMRVPGGSGSFLDAKAAGADIRMVYSPLDALKLAERNPSRRVVFMGIGFETTAPSTAMTVLRAAAAGIDNFSVFCNHVTILPAIKAILDSPDLRLDGFLGPGHVSTVIGCRPYAFIPGDYGKPLVVAGFEPLDLLQSVRMLLTQLAEGRAEVENQYGRVVPWEGNPRALDAIARTMELRPYFEWRGLGFISHSALRLRDEYAAFDAERVFDIPGGRVADPKACQCGEVLKGVLKPWECKVFGTACTPETPIGTCMVSSEGACAAYYNFGRFTRERVKEATR from the coding sequence ATGCGCTTCGTCGACGAGTACCGGGACGCGGGGAGGGCGCGGGCGCTCGCCGCCTCGATCGCCTCCCTGTGCGCGTCCGGCCGGCACTACAAGTTCATGGAGGTGTGCGGCGGCCACACGCACACCATCTACAAGCACGGCGTCGAGGACTATCTGCCGGAGAACGTCTCCCTCGTCCACGGGCCGGGCTGCCCGGTGTGCGTGATCCCGATGGGCCGGGTGGACGACGCCGTCCACATCGCGTCCCGGCCCGGCGTGATCCTGGCGACGTTCGGCGACATGATGCGCGTGCCCGGCGGGAGCGGCTCCTTCCTCGACGCGAAGGCCGCGGGCGCCGACATCCGGATGGTGTACTCGCCGCTGGACGCCCTCAAGCTCGCCGAGCGCAACCCGTCCCGCCGTGTCGTGTTCATGGGGATCGGGTTCGAGACGACCGCGCCGTCCACCGCGATGACCGTGCTGCGCGCGGCGGCGGCCGGGATCGACAACTTCTCGGTGTTCTGCAACCACGTGACGATCCTCCCGGCGATCAAGGCGATCCTGGACTCGCCGGACCTGCGCCTGGACGGCTTCCTCGGCCCCGGCCACGTCTCGACGGTCATCGGCTGCCGCCCCTACGCGTTCATCCCCGGCGACTACGGCAAGCCGCTGGTCGTCGCCGGTTTCGAACCGCTCGACCTGCTGCAGTCGGTGCGCATGCTGCTGACCCAGCTCGCGGAGGGCCGCGCCGAGGTCGAGAACCAGTACGGCCGCGTCGTCCCGTGGGAGGGCAACCCCAGGGCGCTGGACGCCATCGCCCGCACGATGGAGCTGCGCCCGTACTTCGAATGGCGCGGCCTCGGGTTCATCTCGCACTCCGCGCTGCGCCTGCGGGACGAGTACGCCGCGTTCGACGCCGAGCGCGTCTTCGACATCCCGGGCGGACGGGTCGCGGACCCGAAGGCGTGCCAGTGCGGCGAGGTGCTCAAGGGCGTCCTGAAGCCGTGGGAGTGCAAGGTCTTCGGGACGGCCTGCACCCCGGAGACGCCGATCGGCACCTGCATGGTGTCGTCCGAGGGCGCCTGCGCCGCCTACTACAACTTCGGCCGGTTCACCCGAGAACGCGTCAAGGAGGCCACCCGATGA
- the hypE gene encoding hydrogenase expression/formation protein HypE produces the protein MTIREEQVLERIARARGRRARLREDAVTLAHGSGGKATRTLVDAVFKEAFGNPLLDRLDDSACFAVNGADLAFTTDSYVVSPLFFPGGDIGDLAVNGTVNDLAVSGATPLHLSAGFILEEGFPVASLRRITESMAAAAGAAGVDIVAGDTKVVERGKADGCYINTAGVGVVRRPPTGELRPGDAVLVTGPIGEHGVTIMLARGDLDLAADLASDTAPLNCLLADLAARCRGTVRRMRDATRGGVATVLNELAADAGLAVVVDEDAIPVHPAVRGACELLGIDPLYVACEGRAVVVVAPEAADAALASLHAHPLGADAAVIGHVRDDPPGTVLLKTAFGGTRIIDVLVGDPLPRIC, from the coding sequence ATGACGATCCGCGAAGAGCAGGTGCTGGAACGCATCGCGCGGGCGCGCGGCCGCCGGGCCCGCCTCCGCGAGGACGCCGTCACGCTCGCGCACGGGTCCGGCGGGAAGGCCACCCGCACCCTGGTCGACGCGGTGTTCAAGGAGGCGTTCGGCAACCCGCTGCTCGACCGCCTGGACGACTCGGCGTGCTTCGCCGTCAACGGCGCCGACCTGGCCTTCACCACCGACTCCTACGTGGTGTCGCCGCTGTTCTTCCCGGGCGGCGACATCGGCGACCTCGCCGTCAACGGCACGGTCAACGACCTGGCCGTGTCGGGCGCGACCCCGCTGCACCTGTCCGCCGGATTCATCCTCGAAGAGGGCTTCCCGGTGGCGTCGCTGCGCCGCATCACCGAATCGATGGCCGCCGCCGCCGGCGCCGCGGGCGTCGACATCGTCGCGGGCGACACCAAGGTCGTCGAGCGCGGCAAGGCCGACGGCTGCTACATCAACACCGCCGGGGTGGGCGTCGTCCGCCGCCCGCCCACGGGCGAGCTCAGGCCCGGCGACGCCGTGCTGGTCACCGGCCCGATCGGCGAGCACGGCGTCACGATCATGTTGGCCCGCGGCGACCTCGACCTCGCGGCCGACCTCGCCTCCGACACCGCGCCGCTGAACTGCCTGCTCGCCGACCTGGCGGCCCGCTGCCGGGGCACCGTCCGCCGGATGCGGGACGCGACGCGCGGCGGCGTGGCGACCGTCCTCAACGAACTGGCGGCGGACGCGGGCCTCGCCGTGGTCGTCGACGAGGACGCGATCCCCGTCCACCCGGCCGTCCGGGGCGCCTGCGAACTCCTCGGCATCGACCCGCTGTACGTCGCGTGCGAGGGCCGGGCCGTCGTCGTGGTCGCGCCCGAGGCGGCGGACGCGGCGCTCGCCTCCCTGCACGCCCACCCGCTCGGCGCGGACGCCGCCGTCATCGGCCACGTCCGGGACGACCCGCCCGGCACCGTCCTGCTGAAGACGGCCTTCGGCGGCACGCGCATCATCGACGTCCTGGTCGGCGACCCGCTCCCGCGCATCTGCTGA
- a CDS encoding HEAT repeat domain-containing protein, whose product MFRTPDIERLKRRRAVPKLVKILREGKDEKTRREAALALGEIAAPQTVPVLVEAMATDVCPVAGAAAEAVAGLDGKGHRAPVEDLVEALRSSRRWHGEGRRACGCRYRSSLFWPTTQVLMRRARSEHVPLMVELLNDADRHLRECAAKALEGIGDPAAIRPLVARLGKEPYDEVPHRVVFGAIASFRDPSTLDVLLTRLADTPPLRAHGDYLGYKSEIEALYRFGSADVERRLTALIPDVACPWQRETLADEIAERSSDPDAVRAVQRDAERAAKAAAERAPLDRALASGAKGIGTLVKFLDADDAAHRRDARAGLGAVDDPGVHGILVRLLRASRAENALFAAAELGRRGDRRAVFPLIDAGRRGLEAAADALARLGVADVADYLLAALDDPDTRTRALTRIRLDPRAIEPLLGILADEDAAYHVRHLARRRLTEIGGPGVLPASATARPEEDDPWRHSVDMLVSTLRELRLGRDMGRTPYEIGAWERDRREHLNRAAGSAPAPVPGGDLPRPYTIDVTRNARALAKEEYTYQSPEDGDFLRWRTPGHHWDARGENAGTYFTAYVNDDGLAVFGGGIGGPYLADPDGWRAVVTDIGDFGGGLRIRLWR is encoded by the coding sequence GTGTTCAGGACCCCGGACATCGAGCGGCTGAAGCGCCGCCGCGCCGTGCCCAAGCTCGTCAAGATCCTCCGCGAGGGCAAGGACGAGAAGACCCGCCGCGAGGCCGCTCTGGCGCTCGGTGAGATCGCCGCTCCGCAGACCGTTCCGGTGCTGGTCGAGGCGATGGCGACGGACGTGTGCCCGGTCGCCGGTGCGGCCGCCGAGGCGGTCGCCGGACTCGACGGCAAGGGCCACCGCGCACCGGTCGAGGACCTCGTCGAAGCGCTGCGCAGCTCGCGGCGCTGGCACGGCGAAGGCCGGCGCGCGTGCGGCTGCCGGTACCGCAGCTCCCTGTTCTGGCCGACCACCCAGGTCCTGATGCGGCGTGCCCGCAGCGAGCACGTGCCGCTGATGGTCGAGCTGCTGAACGACGCCGACCGCCATCTGCGCGAGTGCGCGGCGAAGGCGCTGGAGGGGATCGGCGATCCGGCCGCCATCCGCCCGCTGGTCGCGAGGCTGGGGAAGGAACCCTACGACGAGGTACCGCACCGCGTGGTGTTCGGCGCGATCGCCTCCTTCCGCGACCCGTCCACGCTGGACGTCCTGCTCACCCGGCTGGCGGACACGCCGCCGCTGCGGGCGCACGGCGACTACCTCGGCTACAAGAGCGAGATCGAGGCCCTGTACCGGTTCGGCTCCGCGGACGTGGAGCGGCGCCTCACCGCCCTCATCCCGGACGTGGCGTGCCCCTGGCAGCGCGAGACGCTCGCGGACGAGATCGCCGAGCGGTCGTCCGATCCCGACGCGGTCCGCGCCGTGCAGCGCGACGCCGAACGCGCGGCCAAGGCCGCCGCCGAGAGGGCGCCGCTGGACCGTGCGCTGGCCTCCGGAGCCAAGGGGATCGGCACGCTGGTGAAGTTCCTGGACGCCGACGACGCCGCGCACCGGCGGGACGCCCGCGCGGGCCTCGGCGCGGTCGACGACCCCGGCGTGCACGGGATCCTGGTCCGGCTGCTGCGCGCCTCCCGCGCGGAGAACGCCCTGTTCGCGGCGGCGGAGCTGGGCAGGCGCGGGGACCGCAGGGCGGTCTTCCCGCTGATCGACGCGGGACGGCGCGGGCTGGAGGCCGCCGCGGACGCGCTCGCCCGGCTCGGTGTGGCCGACGTCGCCGACTACCTGCTCGCCGCGCTCGACGACCCCGACACCCGCACTCGCGCACTCACCCGCATCCGTCTCGACCCGCGGGCGATCGAGCCGCTGCTCGGCATCCTGGCCGACGAGGACGCGGCCTACCACGTCCGCCACCTGGCGCGCAGGCGCCTGACGGAGATCGGCGGCCCCGGCGTCCTCCCCGCGTCGGCCACCGCCCGCCCGGAGGAGGACGACCCGTGGCGGCACTCCGTCGACATGCTCGTGAGCACGTTGCGCGAACTGCGCCTCGGCCGCGACATGGGCCGGACGCCGTACGAGATCGGCGCCTGGGAGCGGGACCGCCGGGAGCATCTGAACCGGGCGGCGGGTTCCGCGCCGGCGCCCGTCCCCGGCGGTGACCTGCCCCGGCCGTACACCATCGACGTCACCAGGAACGCGCGCGCCCTGGCCAAGGAGGAGTACACCTACCAGAGCCCGGAGGACGGGGATTTCCTGCGATGGCGCACCCCCGGCCACCACTGGGACGCCCGGGGAGAGAACGCCGGAACGTATTTCACGGCGTACGTCAACGACGACGGACTCGCCGTATTCGGCGGGGGGATCGGCGGCCCCTACCTCGCCGATCCGGACGGCTGGCGCGCCGTCGTCACCGACATCGGCGACTTCGGCGGGGGCCTGCGCATCCGCCTGTGGCGGTGA
- a CDS encoding DUF1269 domain-containing protein: MSDLIAIAYPDLDRATEVRDRLIDMQRQNVIALADAAVVEKRLDGKIKLHQIHNTTGRGAAWGTVWGGLLGMLFFAPLIGAAVGAAAGAAGGAASDVGVDDSFMRELGAKLQPGGAALFLLVTKVTPDKVIPQVAQYGGEILQTSLSADAEQHLREAVEADARVHATT, translated from the coding sequence ATGAGCGATCTCATCGCCATCGCTTACCCGGACCTCGACCGTGCCACCGAGGTCCGCGACCGGCTCATCGACATGCAGCGGCAGAACGTGATCGCGCTCGCCGACGCCGCCGTCGTCGAGAAGCGCCTCGACGGCAAGATCAAGCTCCACCAGATCCACAACACCACCGGCCGGGGCGCCGCCTGGGGCACCGTCTGGGGCGGCCTGCTCGGCATGCTGTTCTTCGCCCCGCTGATCGGCGCGGCCGTCGGCGCGGCCGCCGGTGCCGCGGGCGGCGCGGCGTCCGACGTCGGCGTCGACGACTCGTTCATGCGCGAACTCGGCGCGAAGCTCCAGCCCGGCGGCGCCGCGCTGTTCCTCCTGGTCACCAAGGTGACGCCGGACAAGGTCATCCCGCAGGTCGCCCAGTACGGCGGCGAGATCCTGCAGACCTCGCTCAGCGCGGACGCCGAGCAGCACCTGCGCGAGGCCGTCGAGGCCGACGCCCGAGTCCACGCCACCACCTGA
- a CDS encoding TetR/AcrR family transcriptional regulator — MPPPNPQRRALLADAAIAVLAEQGSRGLTHRAVDAGAGVPAGTASRYFRTRDALLDGVIERITGRLGERVAAHTVRSISPADLEEALVAVLTMMLTEGGHDPLALFELHLESTRNPGLRRMLTDALHSRADLIVRQCHAAGMEVSPDDAMLLEMSVLGILFTALTTGVPESPGEPIRTAVRALLARYGSPAAG, encoded by the coding sequence GTGCCACCGCCTAACCCGCAGCGACGCGCCCTGCTGGCGGACGCGGCCATCGCCGTGCTGGCCGAGCAGGGGTCGCGCGGGCTCACCCACCGGGCCGTCGACGCCGGCGCCGGCGTCCCGGCCGGGACCGCCTCGCGCTACTTCCGCACGCGGGACGCGCTCCTCGACGGGGTCATCGAGCGGATCACCGGCCGGCTCGGGGAGCGGGTGGCCGCCCATACCGTCCGGTCGATCTCGCCCGCGGATCTGGAGGAGGCGCTGGTCGCGGTGCTGACCATGATGCTGACCGAGGGGGGCCACGACCCGCTGGCCCTGTTCGAGCTGCATCTGGAGAGCACCCGCAATCCGGGGCTGCGGCGGATGCTGACGGACGCTCTGCACAGCCGCGCCGATCTGATCGTCCGCCAGTGCCATGCCGCCGGGATGGAGGTCAGCCCGGACGACGCCATGCTCCTGGAGATGAGCGTTCTGGGCATTCTGTTCACCGCGCTGACCACCGGCGTCCCGGAGTCGCCGGGCGAGCCGATCCGCACCGCCGTGCGGGCTCTGCTGGCCCGTTACGGAAGTCCGGCGGCCGGCTAG
- a CDS encoding FAD-dependent oxidoreductase: MYDVIVVGAGPTGLMTACELALAGVSCVIVEKRGGESNVTRAFGLHARALELLDARGMGDELVALGNPLRTVYPAYASRVDFGRLDTRYPMLLIVPQNGTEKVLRRRADELGVEVRRGAEVTGLAQDAESVRLTLEDGSVLRARYVVGADGAHSTVRELAGVGFAGAAYSLPMLLADVRIPGSEPPPITQVGPQGVVVTLPFGDGWYRVGAWLREDREDADFDRIRTAFRHIAGSDYGMSEPRWFSRFAAERRQARDYRAGRVFLAGDAAHVNSPIGGQGMNTGIQDAVNLGWKLAADVQGWAPPGLLGTYHAERHPVGSAVLAMTDHLTGLVLSGSRVRLAANRRVMAALLHTGAGRRRILGRLSGLEFAYRPGAHPLAGRRAPDRRTDVGRLYEVLRAGRFVLLSDEPVPVHWRDRVRQARPEDATGPAATLVRPDGYVAWAGERAGIGAALVEWCGPADRTDLEGHRATA; the protein is encoded by the coding sequence ATGTACGACGTCATCGTTGTCGGGGCCGGGCCTACCGGGCTGATGACCGCCTGCGAGCTCGCTCTGGCCGGCGTGTCCTGCGTGATCGTGGAGAAGCGCGGCGGCGAGTCCAACGTCACCCGGGCCTTCGGCCTGCACGCTCGCGCGCTGGAGCTGCTCGACGCCCGCGGGATGGGCGACGAGCTGGTGGCTCTTGGCAACCCGCTCAGGACCGTGTACCCCGCCTACGCCTCGCGGGTGGACTTCGGGCGGCTCGACACGCGGTATCCGATGCTGCTGATCGTGCCCCAGAACGGCACCGAGAAGGTCCTGCGGCGGCGCGCCGACGAGTTGGGTGTGGAGGTCCGCCGCGGTGCGGAGGTCACCGGCCTGGCTCAGGACGCTGAGTCCGTTCGGCTGACGCTCGAAGACGGGAGCGTGCTGCGTGCCCGGTACGTCGTCGGCGCGGACGGCGCTCACAGCACCGTCCGCGAGCTGGCGGGCGTGGGGTTCGCCGGCGCGGCCTACAGCCTGCCCATGCTGCTGGCCGACGTCCGCATCCCCGGCTCCGAGCCGCCGCCGATCACGCAGGTCGGTCCCCAGGGCGTGGTGGTGACGCTCCCGTTCGGGGACGGCTGGTACCGGGTCGGCGCGTGGCTGCGCGAAGATCGGGAGGACGCGGATTTCGACCGGATCCGTACGGCGTTCCGGCACATCGCCGGCAGCGACTACGGCATGAGCGAGCCGCGCTGGTTCTCGCGTTTCGCCGCCGAGCGCAGGCAGGCCCGCGATTATCGGGCGGGGCGCGTCTTCCTGGCCGGGGACGCGGCGCACGTGAACTCGCCGATCGGCGGGCAGGGCATGAACACCGGCATCCAGGACGCCGTCAACCTGGGCTGGAAGCTCGCCGCCGACGTGCAGGGCTGGGCGCCGCCGGGGCTGCTCGGCACCTATCACGCGGAGCGGCATCCCGTCGGCTCCGCCGTCCTCGCCATGACCGACCACCTCACCGGGCTCGTGCTGAGCGGGTCGCGGGTGCGGCTGGCGGCCAACCGGCGGGTCATGGCGGCCCTGCTGCACACCGGCGCGGGTCGGCGCCGCATCCTCGGCAGGCTGTCGGGGCTGGAGTTCGCCTATCGGCCCGGCGCCCACCCGCTGGCCGGGCGCCGCGCCCCCGACCGCCGGACGGACGTGGGACGCCTGTACGAGGTACTGCGCGCGGGGCGGTTCGTCCTGCTGTCGGACGAGCCCGTCCCCGTCCACTGGCGGGACCGTGTGCGGCAGGCCAGGCCGGAGGACGCGACCGGGCCGGCGGCGACGCTGGTCCGCCCGGACGGCTACGTGGCCTGGGCCGGTGAGCGCGCCGGCATCGGGGCGGCTCTGGTGGAATGGTGCGGTCCGGCCGACCGCACCGATCTGGAGGGGCACCGTGCCACCGCCTAA
- a CDS encoding zinc-binding dehydrogenase — MRAIQVKEFGGPEVLTLAEVPDPVPGAGQVVVGMAVADVIFLDTLLRGGWGQDFFPRTLPYVPGGGGAGEVLRTGEGVDPAWVGRRVLVRTGTGYAEQVVAEEGEIMPIPGGLAAGTAAALVHDGVTALSLARLGVPAKGEWVLVSAAAGGAGSLLVQLAVDAGARVVAAASSEAKLELARELGAEVVVDYTRAEWVERVREATGGGVALGYDGAGGPLGLAAFDAVADGGRFVTYGSGEGFADPDKDVAQRRGVRVLAPHMDGPPDEATVRELLASVLELAEEGRLKPVVRATYPLDRAADAHRALAERATVGKSLLVVNAEQAR, encoded by the coding sequence ATGCGTGCGATCCAGGTGAAGGAGTTCGGTGGGCCAGAGGTGCTGACTCTCGCGGAGGTGCCTGACCCGGTGCCGGGGGCGGGGCAGGTGGTCGTCGGCATGGCCGTGGCGGACGTCATCTTCCTGGACACCCTGCTCCGCGGAGGCTGGGGGCAGGACTTCTTCCCCCGGACGCTTCCGTACGTGCCCGGCGGCGGTGGAGCGGGCGAGGTGCTGCGGACGGGTGAAGGGGTCGATCCGGCGTGGGTCGGGCGGCGGGTGCTCGTGCGGACCGGGACCGGTTACGCCGAGCAGGTCGTCGCCGAAGAGGGTGAGATCATGCCGATTCCCGGCGGGCTGGCGGCTGGGACGGCGGCGGCGCTCGTCCACGACGGTGTGACGGCGCTCAGCCTGGCGCGGCTGGGTGTGCCGGCGAAGGGGGAATGGGTGCTGGTGTCGGCGGCGGCCGGTGGAGCCGGGTCGCTGCTGGTGCAGCTCGCCGTCGACGCGGGGGCGCGGGTGGTGGCGGCCGCGTCGAGCGAGGCCAAGTTGGAGCTCGCGCGGGAGCTCGGGGCGGAGGTCGTCGTCGACTACACGCGGGCGGAGTGGGTCGAGCGCGTGCGCGAAGCGACCGGGGGCGGGGTCGCGCTCGGCTACGACGGGGCGGGCGGGCCGCTGGGCTTGGCCGCCTTCGATGCCGTGGCCGATGGCGGGCGGTTCGTCACGTACGGCAGCGGTGAGGGTTTCGCCGACCCGGACAAGGACGTGGCCCAGCGGCGTGGGGTGCGGGTGCTGGCTCCGCACATGGACGGTCCGCCGGACGAGGCGACCGTGCGTGAATTGCTGGCCAGCGTGCTTGAGCTGGCCGAGGAGGGGCGGCTCAAGCCGGTCGTGCGGGCCACCTATCCGCTGGATCGCGCCGCGGACGCGCACCGCGCGCTGGCCGAGCGCGCAACGGTCGGCAAGTCGCTGCTGGTCGTGAACGCCGAGCAGGCCCGCTGA
- a CDS encoding putative quinol monooxygenase encodes MTTTSTAPAPVSLYGFLTPKPGHAEQLGKLLLDLVEPSRRHTGSLQYHLHEQDDGRFFLYEVWRSQEDLDRHNATALLRAFMDELPEHVEGPPEAYFGAMRSPYPANPTSGSTQFPTA; translated from the coding sequence ATGACAACGACTTCGACTGCACCAGCACCCGTCTCGCTCTACGGATTCCTGACCCCCAAGCCTGGGCACGCCGAGCAACTCGGCAAGCTCTTGCTGGACCTCGTCGAGCCCTCCCGGAGGCACACCGGCAGCCTTCAGTACCACCTCCACGAACAGGATGACGGCCGGTTCTTCCTCTACGAGGTCTGGCGTTCACAAGAGGACCTCGATCGGCACAATGCCACCGCGTTGTTGCGCGCCTTCATGGACGAGCTGCCCGAGCATGTGGAAGGCCCACCTGAGGCCTACTTCGGCGCGATGCGGAGTCCCTACCCGGCCAACCCCACATCCGGCTCAACACAGTTCCCGACTGCTTGA
- a CDS encoding MerR family transcriptional regulator, producing MKIGELSRETGVAVRLLRYYEAQGLLTSHRSQGGHRHYGPEAPAEVIRIRALLAAGLPTRVIRELMPCFVGDGTEVQACVLDHLRTQCAEMDSRIADLVQARAALGDILEASTRSLARA from the coding sequence ATGAAAATCGGAGAGCTGTCCCGTGAAACGGGCGTGGCCGTCCGGCTCCTGCGCTACTACGAGGCTCAAGGCCTGCTCACCTCTCACCGAAGCCAGGGCGGACACCGCCATTACGGTCCCGAAGCCCCGGCTGAGGTCATACGCATCCGCGCCCTGCTCGCCGCCGGGCTCCCCACACGGGTCATCCGTGAGCTCATGCCGTGCTTCGTCGGCGACGGCACCGAGGTCCAGGCATGCGTTCTCGACCACCTCAGAACCCAGTGCGCCGAGATGGACTCGCGCATAGCCGACCTCGTCCAGGCCCGCGCAGCTCTGGGCGACATCCTCGAGGCCTCAACCCGGTCTCTCGCCCGCGCCTGA
- a CDS encoding GAP family protein: MRWMKAVDTFTPIKAASRCLLFSAVNPKKLMICAAVGIAIVRGALGIGGQAVSVAVFVVIAVCSVAVPVLVSLALLVTQSGPGRRLGSSRGERLAARPCWRDGLRVGVGGVMQPGDPGPVGRATSRGGRPPLTLVGPPGRTGECGYAARRSGAANSPGWWSTPVGPRPVGRAASRCRGLPAHWWVGPGRAGGACGYAVRLVGGG, translated from the coding sequence GTGCGGTGGATGAAGGCCGTCGACACCTTCACTCCGATCAAGGCCGCTTCCCGCTGCCTGCTGTTCTCCGCTGTCAATCCCAAGAAGCTGATGATATGCGCAGCGGTCGGCATCGCCATCGTCCGGGGAGCGCTGGGCATTGGTGGGCAGGCCGTGTCGGTCGCCGTCTTCGTGGTGATCGCGGTGTGCAGTGTGGCCGTCCCCGTGCTCGTCAGCCTGGCCTTGCTGGTCACACAGTCTGGGCCAGGGCGGCGGCTGGGGTCGAGCCGGGGAGAGCGGCTCGCTGCCCGCCCGTGTTGGCGGGACGGGCTGCGGGTGGGCGTGGGTGGCGTCATGCAGCCCGGGGATCCAGGGCCAGTGGGGCGGGCGACCAGCCGTGGTGGACGGCCTCCGCTGACACTGGTTGGTCCCCCAGGCCGGACCGGGGAGTGCGGTTATGCGGCTCGGCGTAGCGGGGCGGCCAACTCGCCGGGATGGTGGTCTACGCCGGTAGGCCCGAGGCCAGTGGGGCGGGCGGCCAGCCGGTGTCGAGGGCTTCCGGCTCATTGGTGGGTCGGTCCGGGACGGGCCGGGGGGGCGTGCGGTTATGCGGTTCGGCTTGTTGGGGGTGGATAG
- a CDS encoding HNH endonuclease signature motif containing protein, producing MSSIAVDLDEASTMELVDAASAIAAELASRTAPDSAAVCMDLVETLAAAGDLQEAALAGFITVVDGAREVQRWGFPSTRSWLRSRLGMREARAKERLTLARQRHRLPKVAGRWASGELSAGYAATIADATTRLDDHDCGRAETILLGMVDQGFSAGKIASFGKRIREVIAERDGTEQAPEEVARGYERSWIDSTRSLDGGRYIKGWLNAEDAAIFDGTLAPLAKPAGTDDHRDLSERTAAALTSVLSGGHRATRVTVICDLDTLTGGTTPARLTDGTAIPAQQARRIALAAGVSPLLLGGGNTPLYLGHRVRFATGAQRRVLETLYPTCAVLGCEVPGTLCEVDHVHGWALGRSPTDIDQLALTCGWHNRYKHTHPDRLHITKAPDGRYTYRLHPPGTRTLPQPGRPPPWPQAA from the coding sequence ATGAGTTCAATCGCGGTCGACCTCGATGAGGCGTCCACCATGGAATTGGTGGACGCGGCATCGGCGATCGCCGCCGAACTCGCCTCCCGTACCGCACCCGACTCGGCGGCGGTGTGCATGGATCTCGTCGAGACCCTCGCCGCCGCCGGTGATCTGCAGGAGGCCGCCCTGGCCGGGTTCATCACGGTGGTGGACGGCGCGCGGGAGGTGCAGCGGTGGGGTTTCCCCTCCACCCGGTCCTGGCTGCGGTCCCGCCTGGGCATGCGCGAAGCCCGCGCCAAAGAACGGTTGACCCTGGCCCGCCAGCGCCACCGCCTGCCGAAGGTGGCCGGGCGGTGGGCTTCTGGTGAGCTGTCGGCCGGGTACGCCGCCACCATCGCCGACGCCACGACCCGGCTCGACGACCACGACTGCGGCCGGGCCGAGACGATCCTGCTGGGCATGGTCGACCAGGGCTTCTCCGCCGGGAAGATCGCCTCGTTCGGTAAGCGGATCCGCGAGGTCATCGCCGAACGCGACGGCACCGAGCAGGCCCCCGAAGAAGTGGCGCGCGGGTATGAGCGGTCATGGATCGACTCGACCCGCTCCCTGGACGGCGGCCGCTACATCAAGGGCTGGCTCAACGCCGAAGACGCCGCGATCTTCGACGGCACCCTCGCGCCCTTGGCCAAACCCGCCGGGACCGACGACCACCGCGACCTGTCGGAGCGGACGGCAGCCGCACTCACCAGCGTGCTGTCGGGCGGGCACAGGGCCACCCGCGTCACCGTGATCTGCGACCTGGACACCCTCACCGGCGGCACCACCCCCGCGAGGCTGACCGACGGTACCGCGATCCCGGCACAGCAGGCCCGACGGATCGCGCTGGCCGCCGGAGTGTCACCGCTGCTGCTCGGTGGCGGGAACACTCCGCTGTATCTGGGGCATCGGGTGCGGTTCGCCACCGGTGCTCAGCGCCGGGTCCTGGAGACCTTGTATCCGACGTGCGCGGTGCTGGGGTGCGAGGTGCCGGGGACGCTGTGCGAGGTCGACCACGTCCACGGCTGGGCCCTCGGCCGCAGCCCCACCGACATCGACCAACTCGCCCTCACCTGCGGCTGGCACAACCGCTACAAACACACCCACCCCGACCGGCTCCACATCACCAAGGCGCCGGACGGCCGCTACACCTACCGCCTCCACCCACCCGGAACCAGAACCCTGCCCCAACCCGGCCGCCCACCACCCTGGCCCCAGGCCGCATGA